In Chitinophagaceae bacterium C216, the genomic stretch CTCGTGCAGAATATAATTATGCCGAAAGATATTTCCTTTCTGCGTCGTTCAGAAGAGACGGTAGCTCCCGTTTTGGACCGGCTAATAGATGGGCTAACTTTTGGTCGGTAGGTGCTGCATGGAATATTGCCAAAGAATCTTTCCTTAGCAACAATAAAATAATCAACGATCTTAGATTGAGAGGTTCGTACGGGATTAATGGTACAGTTCCTTCGGCCAATTATGGATGGAGAACTTTGACCAGTTTTACAGACAGGTACATGGAGTTACCCGGCGGTAGCATTGTTTCTATCGGCGATGAAAACCTCACCTGGGAAACCAACTATAATACCGATATAGCATTGGAGTTTGGTTTGCTGAATCACAGGCTTACCGGTTCTATAGAGTTCTTCAACCGCAATTCAAAAGATCTTCTTCAGGATGTACCTATTTCCATGGTAACGGGCTTTGGTTCTACACTCCGAAATATCGGAGAAATCAATAACCGCGGATGGGAGTTTGCACTAGGAGCTGATATTGTCCGAAACGCTGATTGGCGTTGGAATGTAGGATTAAACGCCACTACACTGAAATCAAAAGTAGTAAAACTATATAAGCAACCTGGAGCTGATAAGGGCCAGGATATTATTTGGAATGATCCTACCGGTGGCGATGCCCGCGCCCAGTTTATTTATCGCGAGGGCGAGTCAACGCTGGCTTTTTATGGGTACGAATGGGCCGGAGTAGATCCTGAAAATGGACGTAACGTTTGGTATGTAAACGATCCTAATAACCCTACAGCAGGAGACTTCGTCTTTAACGGACGTGGTGCCACTTATTCTTACAGTAAAGCCAATCGTATCATTATTGGAAGTGGTATTCCTGATTTATTCGGAGGCATTACTTCCGATTTGGAATGGAAGGGACTTTCTTTAAATCTGAATTTTATCTATAAACTGGGAGGTAAACTGTATGATGGCGCATATAAGGATGTTGCCGACGATGGGTATTACTGGGAAAGAATCAGATCGGAGATCTATTATAAGAATATGTGGACTCATGACAACAAATCCGGTACCATGCCCATGCTGAGTGGTAGCGACCTTACCGATCCCATGCAGTATAGTACTCGTCAGCTACACGACGCCACTTTCTTAAGACTGAAGAATCTTACTTTGGCATATCGTCTTCCAAAACAGTGGATTAATAAAATTAGTGCTAATAATCTGCGTGTGTTCTTTAACGCCACCAATCTGCTTACTTTCTCAAAATACAAAATAGCAGATCCCGAAGTAAACAATTATGCTACTAGGGGTTGGGAAACGCCGTTTACCAAAACCTATACATTCGGCTTGGAAGTTAGTTTTTGATAATAAAATTCAGAAACCATGATTCCCCAAACTATAAAAGACACGATAATGAAAAAATCAACTATACACATACTTGCTTTGGTAGTAACAACCGTGTTACTGTCTTCCTGTGGCAAGGGTTTTTTGGACGTAACACCTACCAACTCTGTAAGCGCACCTACATCGGTACGTACAGCGGCCGATGCCAAAGTGATGGTCACCGGTATGATGCGTAATCTGCTCAGCTCAAATTATTACGGTCGTAACTTCTTCATGTATGGAGATGCCAAAGGCGGCGACCTTACCCTGTACTCGCAGGGAAGGGGGCTGGATGCATTGTACACCTTCAACCATACGGCCAATACCAATAACTATGGCGGATTTTGGTCGACTATTTATAACAACATCTTGCAGGCGAACAGCTTGCTGGCTAATATTGAAAAGCTGAAGAATGAAGGCTCTACCGAAAACTTCGATGTTTACAAAGGACAAGCATTAACTTTAAGGGCATTGATGTATTTTGATCTGGTGCGTATTTACGGAAAGCCGTATACTTATGATAAGTCTTCTTATGGTGTGCCTAATGTAACTACCCCCTTGGAAGCATCGGCGCAACCCTTACGCGCTACGGTTGAAGAAAACTACAATCAGATCATTAAAGATTTAACCGACGCAGCACCCTTATTGCCTAAGGCCAAAAACAACGGATTCATTAACTATTATGCCAATAGAGCTATCCAGGCCAGGGTATATCTTACCATGGGTAATTACAGTCAAGCATTAGCTGCAGCAGAGGATGTCATCCAAAATGGAGGCTACAGCCTATACACTCCAGCCGATTGGGTGGCTTCTTGGAAAACACAGTTTGGTTCCGAGTCTATTTTTGAGTTGGCTGTACTGCCTACAGAAGCTGATTTAGGCACCGCTTCTTTAGGTTTTTATTTAAGAAGAAAAGGTCATGGAAGTACTAGTGCATTGGGCTTTTTCGGGGCTAGTGATTATTTCCTTGCACGTTTGAATGAAGATCCTACCGATGTACGTTGGGGTATTATGGCCGCCGATGAACTCTCTACTTCATCTAATCCACGACTTGGATCATGTTATAAATACAGTGGAAGTACGGACTTAGCCGGTGATGGAAAATCTACCTCTACGGCAGTTAATATAAAAGTAATTCGCCTGTCAGAAATGTATCTGATAGCAGCCGAAGCGGCGCTACCTACTGATAAAACAAAAGCCGCTAGCTATCTCAACGAAATCAGAAAAAGAGCTCCTGCACTACCTGCTGCTACCTCCGGAACTATTACTTTAGATATGATCTTGGATGAAAAAAGTAAGGAGTTGTTTGCAGAAGGCCAGCGTTACTTCGACATGCTGCGTCTGAACAAGTCCATTACTTTCAATGATGAAATTCTGGGCATTACAATCCCTACACGCCCTAAAACAATAGACAGAACATTTGAGAAAACCATTCTACCTATTCCTATCGGTGAGATCAACGCCAATCCGGCTATCGGACAACAACAAAACTCGGGATATTAACTCAGGTTATACTAAATACCATAAAGCCATCCCTTAAGGATGGCTTTATCTTTTATTTCTGAAAAACTCTTTGATGAGTTGCGCACATTCAGTTTCCAAGATGCCTGAAACAACTTCGGTCTTGGGATGAAAAGGCGATACCCCGGGCTTTACGCGTGAGAAACCATTTTTAGGATCCGAAGCGCCCCAAACCACTCGTTTTATTTTACTCCAATACAAAGCCCCGGCACACATGACGCAGGGTTCTACTGTTACATACAAAGTTGCATCAGGCAGATATTTCGAACCCATATTGCTGAATGCAGCAGTAAGTGCAATAATTTCAGCATGTGCGGTGGCGTCATTTAGTTTTTCGGTCATATTATGACCTCGTGCCAGTATTTTATTATCCTGTACTACAATAGCACCAATGGGTATTTCCTCTTCCTCCAGCGCCTGTTTGGCTTCTTTAAGAGCCAGCCGCATAAAATATTCGTCGGTATACATGAGTATCGTTTGAACGCTTACATCACAATGTTAAAAGGCGATGTATTTCGCTTGTTTTGATGATTGTGTTTTAACTTCAAACAAAAATAGGTTGAAAACAATAGCGATGTATGGCATCGCACTTAAATAAAAATAGCTATGAGCTCCTTATTGCAGCTAAATAAAATGCGGGAATACTTTTTAAGTGGAGCAACCCGCCCTATTGCATTCAGAAAGCAACAGCTGAAACAATTAAGGCAATCAATTCTCCAATATGAAGGAGCGCTGAATGAGGCTTTATATAAAGATTTAAAGAAAAGCAAGGAAGAAGTGTGGTTCTCTGAAACAGGATTAGTGCTTTCGGAGATTAATTATTTTTTAAAACAGATAGACGATTTAGCAGCACCCCGAAGGGTAAGTACTAATCTCATCAATATGCCCGGCAAAAGCTATGTGATGTATGAACCGTTGGGTGTAGTATTGATTATTGCTCCTTGGAACTACCCATTTCAATTACTGTTTCTGCCTTTGGTAGGCGCTATTGCTGCGGGTAATTGCATTGTACTTAAGCCTAGCGAAATTACTACGGCAACGGAAGCAGTGATGCAGCAGATTATTGCCGAAACATTTGAGCCATACTATGTTTCTTACGTTACGGGTGAGGGTGCAGCAGTGATTCCGGAAATGATGCAGCAATTTAAGTTTGACCATGTTTTTTATACCGGAGGTACTGCTGTTGGAAAAATTATTTATCGTCTTGCGGCAGAACAACTCACTCCTGTAACATTGGAGCTGGGCGGTAAAAGCCCCTGCGTAGTGACCCCAAATGCCGATTTGAAATTAGCGGCACGCCGCATTGCATTGGCTAAGTTTTCCAATGCAGGTCAGATGTGTATTACGCCGGATTATTTGCTGCCGCACCAATCGGTTAAAGATACATTAGTGGCTTTGTTGAAAGAGACGATCAATAAATTTTATGGTGAACAGCCCGTTGAAAGCTATGATTATGGCCGAATTGTGAGTAAAAAACAATTCAGTCGTCTGATGCAATACCTGCATCAAGGCAAAGTGCTTGCTGGAGGTACGCATAATGAAGAACTGCTTTACATTGCGCCTACATTGCTAGAAGTTACGGATACCAGTTTACCCATTATGCAAGAAGAGATTTTTGGCCCCATCTTACCAATACTAACTTATAACGATGATAACGAGGCTTTACAAATTATTCGCCAGAATCCCGACCCACTAGCATTTTATGTATTTACCAATAATAAAGTAGAAGCCGATGATTGGTTACAGCAGGTTCCCTCGGGTGGGGCCTGTGTAAATACGGTAGCTCGACATTATTTAAATAAGAGCTTGCCCTTTGGGGGTAGGGGCAATAGCGGCATAGGACGTTATCATGGCGCCTATTCTTTCGAGACGTTCAGCCATCAAAAGGCGGTGCTAAAAGCAGCTACATGGCCCGATCCGACATTTGCCTATCCACCTTATCAAGGAAAGATCGCCATATTTAAAAAGCTCATCAGATAACGGAGCGATTTAAAAACAAATGATATCTTTCCGTTTTTAATAAAGTAACTATGCACTGGATAATTCTCATCGTAGCCGGATTGTTTGAGGCTTTGTTTGCCACCTGTTTAGGTATGGCCAATCAAACCAAAGGCAAGGAGTCTGTACTATGGCTTATCGGCTTTTTAGTGTCTTTAACCATTAGCATGGTGCTGTTATACATTGCCACACAAAAACTTCCTATTGGTACGGCTTATGCCATGTGGACCGGTATCGGAGCTGTTACAACGGCCATTATCGGTATACTGATATTTAAGGAACCGGCCACGTTTTGGCGACTGTTCTTTATTGCAACCCTTATTGCCAGTGTAGTGGGTTTAAAGGCGGTATCGCATTAAGTTATGCTATTAAAATTCATGGCCAAAAATAATTCTCCCCTTTAAGTTAAAGGGTTAATATGAAATATAGTACTCATTAGTACGATTGAGTTACTAGTTACTGTAATTTACACTTTTCATGATAATCCACCAGCTCAATAGGTGTGCGGGTAAATTCGTAGCCGGAATACCGAACGATAATTTCGTCCAGCACGGCTTCTATTTCATTAGGATTGGTGAGGGTAACCAATTTGTTGCGGTATTCTTTAATATTAGGTAGTCCTTTCAAATAGTTGGCATAGTGGCGGCGCATTTCATTAATACCTACGATAGGCCCTTTCCATTCTAGGCTTTTGCGGAGGTGTTTGCGCACTACATTTACCCTTTCCTCTACAGTGGGTGGAGGCAGTAGCTCTCCGGTTTTGTAATAGTGTTTGATTTCGCGGAATATCCACGGATAACCGATGGCTGCGCGGCCTATCATGACGCCATCTACACCATAGCGGTTTTTGTATTCTAACGCTTTTTGCGGGCTATCGATATCGCCATTACCGAATATGGGGATTTTAATGCGCGGATTGTTCTTAACTTTTCCGATGAGGGTCCAGTCGGCCTCGCCTTTGTACATCTGACAACGGGTGCGGCCATGTATGGTCAATGCTTTAATGCCTACATCTTGCAGGCGTTCTGCTACCTCTTCTATGTTTAGCGAATTTTCGTCCCACCCCAAACGGGTTTTTACGGTAACGGGTAGCGATGTGCTTTTTACCACGGCAGCGGTAAGACGTACCATCAAATCTACATCTTTGAGTACGCCTGCGCCGGCACCCTTCAATGCTACTTTTTTGACCGGACAACCAAAATTGATGTCCAGCAAATCGGGCTGTGTTACATCCACGATTTTGGCCGCAAGGGCCAAGCTTTCCTCATCGCCTCCGAAGATTTGGATACCGATGGGGCGTTCGTAATCGAAAATGTCCAACTTACGGCGGCTTTTAATGGCATCACGAATAAGACCTTCGCTACTGATGAACTCGGTGTACATCAGGTCGGCACCATTGTCTTTACACACCGCTCTGAAGGGCGGGTCGCTCACATCTTCCATAGGTGCCAGCAGCAGTGGAAATTCGGGTAGTATGATGCTGTTAAACTTCTCCGAAGGAGAAGTTATTACTACCTGCTTTGTATTTGTATTGGATGCCATATAGTCGGAACGATAAAACGAGCGTGGCAAATACGATGCCACCTGCACTGCCGTTGGTTACACAATTAAATTAATAAAAAATAAGCAACTTTTAGTCCTAATTTTGAGCCTGCAAAATTACGCACTTATTTTTAAACCATGATAGAAGAGAATAACACTCCCCAGGTGGAGCGGGATGAGCTGGAGGCTACCGGAAAAGGTGTTTCTTACTCTGCAGCCTTTTTTATGTTGATTGCGTTTGGTGTGGGCTGCACTATTCTGAGCGGCGTGATAGCCATACCGTTGGTGTCGCTGATGAGTGGAAAAAGCATAGCTTTCGTTACGCAGCACCTGCAGGAAATGGTGGGGAATAAAGCCTATCTAAGAGAGATACAGGTGTTGCAATCGCTTTCGGCTATTATCGGCTTTTTGGTGCCTACTCTTTTTGTGGCATCAAGAATCAATAGACGTCCGCTGGCTTTAACTGGTTTTAAGGGTGCTATTTCCGCCAGAGAAGTCGGCTTGGTTATATTGATAATGGCATGCGGACTAGCGCTGAGCAGTGCTTTGGGATATTTTACCTATAAATTGCCCTTTCCGGTAAACTGGAGAATTGTATTTGACAGACTGGAACACAATTACGCCGAAACAGCGGCAGGTATTATCAGTTTTGCTTCTATACCCGACCTGATTATCTCTATTATTGTGTTGGCGCTGGTTCCGGCGGTATGTGAGGAAACTTTTTTTAGAGGTGGATTGCAGAACTATCTGTATCGCAGTACGGGAAAATTGTGGATGAGTGTAATAGTGGTGAGTGTGATTTTCAGTGCCGTACATTTTTCGGTATATGGATTTTTATCGAGGGTAGCATTGGGTATTGTGTTGGGGTTGATTTTTCAATATAGCGGTCGCTTGTGGCTGAGCATATTAGCGCATTTTTTGAATAATGCGACTGCGGTGATAATGATGTATGTACAGACCGGCAAGGGAAAAACCTTGCAGGAAGTACTGAACGACAGAGACGGTAGCTACTGGGGCTTGGCAGTTGTTCCTGTTATCATTTACTTATTTATAGAATACAGAAAAAGCATCGCTCATAAAACAACTGCATCGAATGGCTTTTAACTGGACCACATTTTGGACAAGAACTTTTACGGCACTGATTTTTGTAGCGGTAATGGCTGCAGGGCTTTTGGGAAGCTATACCAGCTTTTTTGCTTTAATCACCATCATTCATTTTGGATGTTGGTACGAGTACCTGAAGCTTATCGATAAGATACATGCTACACGTCAGGATGTTTTTGTGCACTTGGGGTTTGCACTACTGGGTTTTCATATAGTATTACTTTTTGGTGATTTTTATTTTCTAGGTTATCATGTAGCTCGTAGTTTTTCTTTCCCTTTTCTTGTTGCAGGGCTGGTATTTATTATTTGGGGAATTTTTCGACAGGCTTACATACATAAGAAAGCATTGGGTATAGCAGCACTAGGGCTGTTATATATCTCACTAAGTGTAGGACTGCTGTTATATATGCGGTTGTCCCAGTATCCGTTAATAAAAGATAGCGGTCAATTGTGGGGACATGAAAACGGATTTTATGTACCCATTATCATTATACTAGCTATATGGATTAACGATACCATGGCTTATCTGGTAGGGTCGGCCATTGGAAAAACACCTTTTAGCAAAATATCGCCTAAGAAAACACTGGAAGGAACCCTGAGCGGCATGATATTATGTGTTGCGGCCATCACATTGATATTGCAGCCGTTTTTTAACTGGCCGTTATTATTGGGAATTTCTCTGATGGTATCGGTGTTTGGAACATTGGGCGATTTGTTAGAATCGAAAATTAAAAGGATGGCCGGGGTAAAAGATAGCGGACGCATAATGCCGGGTCATGGCGGTTTTCTGGATAGGTTTGACTCCCTGCTAATAGCAGTACCTGCTGTGTGGATGTTTCTAGAACTTGTGAATTATCTCTTGAAATAG encodes the following:
- the gdnD gene encoding putative guanidinium efflux system subunit GdnD — translated: MHWIILIVAGLFEALFATCLGMANQTKGKESVLWLIGFLVSLTISMVLLYIATQKLPIGTAYAMWTGIGAVTTAIIGILIFKEPATFWRLFFIATLIASVVGLKAVSH
- the dusB gene encoding tRNA-dihydrouridine synthase B translates to MQVASYLPRSFYRSDYMASNTNTKQVVITSPSEKFNSIILPEFPLLLAPMEDVSDPPFRAVCKDNGADLMYTEFISSEGLIRDAIKSRRKLDIFDYERPIGIQIFGGDEESLALAAKIVDVTQPDLLDINFGCPVKKVALKGAGAGVLKDVDLMVRLTAAVVKSTSLPVTVKTRLGWDENSLNIEEVAERLQDVGIKALTIHGRTRCQMYKGEADWTLIGKVKNNPRIKIPIFGNGDIDSPQKALEYKNRYGVDGVMIGRAAIGYPWIFREIKHYYKTGELLPPPTVEERVNVVRKHLRKSLEWKGPIVGINEMRRHYANYLKGLPNIKEYRNKLVTLTNPNEIEAVLDEIIVRYSGYEFTRTPIELVDYHEKCKLQ
- the aldH1 gene encoding 4,4'-diaponeurosporen-aldehyde dehydrogenase; its protein translation is MSSLLQLNKMREYFLSGATRPIAFRKQQLKQLRQSILQYEGALNEALYKDLKKSKEEVWFSETGLVLSEINYFLKQIDDLAAPRRVSTNLINMPGKSYVMYEPLGVVLIIAPWNYPFQLLFLPLVGAIAAGNCIVLKPSEITTATEAVMQQIIAETFEPYYVSYVTGEGAAVIPEMMQQFKFDHVFYTGGTAVGKIIYRLAAEQLTPVTLELGGKSPCVVTPNADLKLAARRIALAKFSNAGQMCITPDYLLPHQSVKDTLVALLKETINKFYGEQPVESYDYGRIVSKKQFSRLMQYLHQGKVLAGGTHNEELLYIAPTLLEVTDTSLPIMQEEIFGPILPILTYNDDNEALQIIRQNPDPLAFYVFTNNKVEADDWLQQVPSGGACVNTVARHYLNKSLPFGGRGNSGIGRYHGAYSFETFSHQKAVLKAATWPDPTFAYPPYQGKIAIFKKLIR
- the tadA gene encoding tRNA-specific adenosine deaminase, with product MYTDEYFMRLALKEAKQALEEEEIPIGAIVVQDNKILARGHNMTEKLNDATAHAEIIALTAAFSNMGSKYLPDATLYVTVEPCVMCAGALYWSKIKRVVWGASDPKNGFSRVKPGVSPFHPKTEVVSGILETECAQLIKEFFRNKR
- a CDS encoding SusD-like protein — protein: MIPQTIKDTIMKKSTIHILALVVTTVLLSSCGKGFLDVTPTNSVSAPTSVRTAADAKVMVTGMMRNLLSSNYYGRNFFMYGDAKGGDLTLYSQGRGLDALYTFNHTANTNNYGGFWSTIYNNILQANSLLANIEKLKNEGSTENFDVYKGQALTLRALMYFDLVRIYGKPYTYDKSSYGVPNVTTPLEASAQPLRATVEENYNQIIKDLTDAAPLLPKAKNNGFINYYANRAIQARVYLTMGNYSQALAAAEDVIQNGGYSLYTPADWVASWKTQFGSESIFELAVLPTEADLGTASLGFYLRRKGHGSTSALGFFGASDYFLARLNEDPTDVRWGIMAADELSTSSNPRLGSCYKYSGSTDLAGDGKSTSTAVNIKVIRLSEMYLIAAEAALPTDKTKAASYLNEIRKRAPALPAATSGTITLDMILDEKSKELFAEGQRYFDMLRLNKSITFNDEILGITIPTRPKTIDRTFEKTILPIPIGEINANPAIGQQQNSGY